Sequence from the Corallococcus sp. EGB genome:
GACGTGCCCATCGAAGACGTCGCGGGCGCGGTGAAGGAGCTGATCCAGCAGGGCAAGGTCCGGCACTTCGGCCTCTCCGAAGCCGGCGCGAAGACGATCCGCCGCGCGCATGCCGTCCTCCCCGTCACCGCCCTCCAGAGCGAATACTCCCTGTGGTGGCGGGAGCCGGAGAAGGAGATCCTCCCAACGCTCGAGGAGCTCGGCATCGGGTTCGTCCCCTTCAGCCCCCTGGGCAAGGGCTTCCTGACGGGGAAGTTGCCGGAGTCCTCCCAGCTCGACAAAAACGACTTCCGCAACATCCTTCCGCGCTTCACGCCGGAGGCGCGCAAGGCGAACCAGGCCTTCGTGGACCTGCTGGGCACCGTTGCCGCCCGGAAACGCGTGACCCAGGCCCAGCTCGCGCTGGCGTGGGTCCTGGCGCAGAAGCCTTGGATGGTCCCCATCCCGGGCACCACGAAGTTGAACCGGCTGGAGGAGAACCTCGGCGCGGCCCAGGTGGAGCTGACCGCGGACGACGTCGGCGAAATCGACGCCGCCGCCGCGAAGCTCACGGCGCAGGGGGCTCGTTACCCCGAGCACCTGGAGAAATTGACCGGCCGCTGAGGTCCTCGTCACACCCCCTTGGCCGCCAGCTCCCGCGCCGCTTCGACGAAGAGCCGCAGCGGCGTGGATCGCTGCGCACGGCTGGGATGGTAGAGAAAGAAGCCAGGGACCGTGGGCGCATAGGCTTCCAGCACCCGCACGAGCTTCCCGGTGCGCAGCCGCTCCTCCACCGCGGGCTCGAAGGCGTACGCCAGCCCCACATCCGCTTCCGCCAGGGCGGCCGGCAGATGGATGTCATTGGTGACGACGCCTCCGCGCACGGGCACGCGCCAGCTCTTGCGTCCCCGCTCCAGCTCCCACGGGTACAGCGTCCCGGTCGTCTGCGAACGGAAGGTGATGCACTCATGCTTCAACAGGTCCTCGGGACGCTGG
This genomic interval carries:
- a CDS encoding aldo/keto reductase encodes the protein MQKRKLGESNLEVSAIGLGCMGMSHGYGPPADKQEMRSLIRTAVDRGVTFFDTAEVYGPFTNEELVGDALAPVRGQVVIATKFGFGIDANGKQSGLDSRPEHIRQVAEASLKRLKTDVIDLFYQHRVDPDVPIEDVAGAVKELIQQGKVRHFGLSEAGAKTIRRAHAVLPVTALQSEYSLWWREPEKEILPTLEELGIGFVPFSPLGKGFLTGKLPESSQLDKNDFRNILPRFTPEARKANQAFVDLLGTVAARKRVTQAQLALAWVLAQKPWMVPIPGTTKLNRLEENLGAAQVELTADDVGEIDAAAAKLTAQGARYPEHLEKLTGR